CCATGGGTGGCGATTTCCACACCAATTACCGCGAAGAGAACCTGATCTCACGTTTGGAGAGTTCTCGCCAGTCCGCCTGGACCCGCCAGCTCATGCAATTGGGTGACTGCGCCGACGAGTTGGCCCAGAAGCTGGCCATGAAACTGGTCAACGCCAACCTCATCGAGACCAGCAACCAGCGCGACGTGGAAGACCAGCTGGCCGGCGCCCTGGGCTCCCTGCTCAATGCCGAAGATTTCGATATCCAGTATGCCATCGCCAACTTCCGCAATCTGATCCCCCAGGCCAACCGCATCAGCCTCTACGTCACCGCCTTTATCATCGAGCGCCTCATCGACCATCGTTCGGTGGTGGACATCTACGGCACCGACGAGGAGATCTACGCGGTGGTCAACACCGAAGTTACCGGCATGATCCGCTAGCCCGACTCCCTCGGAAATGACCAAGGCCCCCGATATCGGGGGCCTTTTTTATTGGGGCGAGGCGTTGGCTCCCCAGTCGCGGGCCTCAATACCAGCGCACCACCTCGTCCAGCTCCGCGCGCGGCGAGCGCATGCGGTTGATGGGGTTGTCCGGGTCCGCGTGTCCCAGGGCCACGGCCAGGACCACCCGCCTATTCTGGTCTATGTTCAGGAAATCCTTGATAACGTCGCCGTAAGAGGTGATCAGGCCTATGGGGCAGGTGGCCAGCCCCTCCTCGGCCGCGGCCAGGAGCAGCCAGCCCAGGGCAAAGCCCAGGTCCAGGGCCCGCTCGGCGGGGAAGGCTCCGTCCAGGGTGCCTACCACCACGGCGGGCGCGCCGTAAAAATTCAGCGATCCCGTGTTGATGAAGTCCCGCCCCAGGCCGGCCTCCTGCATGAGCGGGGCCATGAGCCGCCCCAACTCGGCCTGGCGCTGGCCGTAGACCTCGTCCAGGGGCGCGGTGTTGTCCGGCTTGCAGGAAAAGCCCCGCTCGCCGAAGGCGCGGGTGAGCTTCTTGCCCAGGCGGGGAACCTCATCGTCCATGACCACGGTGAACTGCCAGGGTTGCAGATTGATGGCGCTGGGCGCGAGGCGGGTCAGGTCCATGATTCGCTCCAG
This region of Desulfarculaceae bacterium genomic DNA includes:
- a CDS encoding nitroreductase codes for the protein MHVSQAITSRSSCRAFTGQPVPREVLERIMDLTRLAPSAINLQPWQFTVVMDDEVPRLGKKLTRAFGERGFSCKPDNTAPLDEVYGQRQAELGRLMAPLMQEAGLGRDFINTGSLNFYGAPAVVVGTLDGAFPAERALDLGFALGWLLLAAAEEGLATCPIGLITSYGDVIKDFLNIDQNRRVVLAVALGHADPDNPINRMRSPRAELDEVVRWY